The Melitaea cinxia chromosome 9, ilMelCinx1.1, whole genome shotgun sequence DNA segment AAGTACTGTATTAAATATAACGTCGTGTTGgctcaacggtcacagcactggtttgtgggctgttgcgctgggggttgcgggttcgattttcgtacatgacaaacatttgttttggtcatacagatatttgccgtggtctttgtgtttgtgcagtccttatgggtcttcccaccgtgcctcggagaggacgttaagccgttgatcccggttgttatcatgtacacctgatagcgatcattactcatagtagggaatatatccgtcaacccgtattggagcagcgtggtggattaagctctgatccttcccctacatggggaaagaggcctatgcccagtagtgggatactacaggctgaagcgtattaaatATAGCGTAAAATAAGTCTTTAATTTacccaaatatatttttgtagataCAATTTCAACTAACACTAGataataaacagaaaaaaaatactatcagcTTATGAACACCACAAATCCTATCTTGTTGAAGCAAAAGGTAATTGTCTAGTGAGATATACAATAACTTCATCAACTTTTTTAActgaaaaatgttttactaaTATTGTAGATACAGTAGCTAATGCAGCTCAAAGTACTGTAGATACTACACAAAAAACAGCTAGTACTGCCCTTGAAACTGGTGAAAGTTATTTTGCTTCAGCTAAaggtatttttttctattagtgTTTGATTATTTAgcgtgtgtttactttttattttacccaattattacttttttgtagATGCAATTTCGAACACAGTAGATAGTGCACAGAAAAATGCTTACTCAGCCTTTGAAACCGGTAAATCCTATATCACAGGCGCTAAAggtagatattttaaaagtaaaataaaaataaatgaagtgtTGTTTTCTACCATGACGATAATGTTGTAATTGTAGATACAGTAACTGATACAGTCCAAAGTTCAGTAGATACAACGCAAAAAACAGCTCAATCTGCACTAGACACAGGAAAATCTTACGCTGCAAGCGCAAAAGgtgaacacaaaaaatatatttaaaataagaataaataaattatagttttattgattaaatcccggatttgttattttttttttttagatagcGTTGCTAATACTGTTCAAAGCACAGTTGATACCACACAAAAAACCGCACAGTCACTTGTTGATACTGGTAAAACATACGCTTCTAGTGCCAAAGGTAAATTTTTGTtccgtttattttatttattttttttcttttgagtttACTTCAAAACATGTCAATTTGTAATAGATACGGTAGCAGATACCGTTAGAAATTCGGTTGGAGAAACCAAAAATATTGCTGATTCAACAACCGAGACAGCTAAATCATACGTGGATAGCGCTAAAGGTAGAAATAGTTCAAACTTCGTGTGTGTTGTTTTTCTATCTCAATATTTGCTTAAAgtgaataaatgttttatataacaattattttaataaactaaatacgTTTAGCAGAGAATATTTAGACGTGATAGTTGTGAGATATGTCGTACTACTTAGTTTGTTGTGTGCAGTTTGTATTGCTTACAGCAcgtggttttatttttaactatttaataataaataatcttatttttgttttgcatTCATGTTTTATGTTGCTTACCGTGTAATTAGATTCAGCCCAAAGTGCATATCAGCCTTCAATGCATTTCTGGAAGAGATGCATTTTCtgctttaaatgtttcaaagtcGTACCTACATAGTGCTAACGCTTCtatgaattcgttttttttttgtctaatttttatttttgctttattttgtttttgtttttttttttcatatttttataatgcaaTTTGTAGATACGATAGCCAGTACAGTAGATAGTACAATTAAAGCTGCTCAAAGCTCTATTGAGACGGGAAAATCGTATATGGATTCTGCAAAAGGTAATTAGCTAAAGAAATTATATTCTTATTGTTGGACTTATTAgcgttcgaaaaaaaaatgcacatataaattatacttaaaaaatagttactATCACATATCATGAATTAGCTATGCTTCATAGTATGCTATTAGTTTTTGTAAGAGTATTAAATGCCATACAGCCattgcagtattatttatcacaTAAATCACATGAATGaagatattatagttttaaaacaataaataattcacAAAGTACTACACGCATtctttattactagctgtagtTATTaccatattaatatatgtattttaatggcCTTATAGATACCGTAGTAAACACCGTTCATTCAACTGTAGATAGTACTAAAAATGTAGCTGCATCTGCATACGATAAAGGCTCAGCTTTGATTGGAGGCGTAAAAGGTATTTAGGATTAAACAAATCCATTAATTTACgatcatattttataaagtatgaGATAAAAGACTTTTTTTGCTttattcttcatttttttttaattttcttgtaatATAGTATATTGTTTCATGAATATTTTAGTTCGTAAAATTGTATGTAGTTGTGAATTTTAATCACTCggcctttttaatttaatcatatatAGATACAATCGCGAGCACAGTGACCACAACTGTAGATACAACTAAAACTGCAGCAGCATCCGCGGTAGATAAAGGCGCTTCACTTGTAGATACAATGAAAGGTATTGCCGCTAATATTGGTGtactcacatttttttttcattatttggcCATTTGCtcattattaactttattttattccaAGACACTGCAGCTAGTACTGTAGATACAACAAAAAATGTTGCTTCGTCTGTTGTTGACAAGAGTACCTCACTCATTGGAAGCGCTAAAGGTATCttgatttattacatatatttctggttactttctttttattttgattattatttttatttattgcacttATAGATAACATAGCTAGCACCTTACATACAACAGTAGATACTACTAAAAATGTAGCatcatcggctttcgataaAGGATCGTCGCTAGTAAGCTCGGCTAAAGGTATTCGAAttcagatatatttattattattttttgccaattattttattgtcgCAAATGCAACCTAATACGTACGTTAATTTATTAAGCGTAcgacgtgtttttttttaatttttttttttaatatcactgaAAAGCATAAACTGACTTTTAGACACTGTAGCAAGCACTATGCAATCAACTGTTGACACCACCAAAAACGTTGCGTCATCCGCAGTCGATAAAGGCGCTTCAATGGTAGAGGCAGCTAAAGGTATACgtataattataaatgcaaatagAATTTTACTTAGTatcttatattatacatatatcatcatcatcttttTCACTTCACATCGTAGGTACTGTTGCAAGCACAATAGATACGACTAAAAATGTCGCTTCATCGGCCCTAGATAAAGGTCTTACATTAGTTGGCTCTGCTAAAGGTAAATTTTATCAATCAACTAGATGTTATATTTTCACATTACTGCACATACTAgaactataaaattttattattcgcTTGTAGATACTGTTACGAGTACATTTAGTTCTACTGTAGATACTACTAAGAATGTAGGAGCAGCAGCAGTCGATAAAGGATCGTCTTTAGTAGGATCTGCTAAAGGTACAAAGTAGTTGCTATACTCGTAATGACTTAATAAGACTGTTTTCATTTTCGTACctatataatcatttttttgcTAGATACGGTAGCAAGCACAATAGATACTACCAAAAACGTTGCCTCAACAGCTGTTGATAAAGGCCTTTCATTTGTTGGTACTGCTAAAGgttagtcaatttttttttactatttaaaaacgTGACATCAGAATAACAAACCTTTTATTTTCACTGCGACACGTCGTATAGGCTATTAATGCGTGGCTGTATAAGTGCGTGTTagctaattttttgttttataaagtttgctatgttttttttttcatcattttagaTACTGTATCAAATACAGTTCAAAGTACAATAGACTCTACCGAGAATGTTGCCGATTCGGTTTACGATAAGAGTGCTTCACTTGTAACAGGCGCTAAAggtatttagtatattttgttCGTgctagtagtaaaataaatgtttgtggTGATTTGTCAATCTTTTCCGACTTACAAGTGTCACTAACGATAACAATTCTTTCAGAAATGGTTcgttttaatacatatatttacctATATTAGCTTGTTGTATGTATGCCTTCTTTTACCACTTTTATTTCTTTGCAAACTATTACTAACTATTGTAGATACAGTAACATCCTCGGTGGAGGGCATGTCTCAAGCTGATGACACTAAAGCTTTTCTTGATAATGCAACAGGTACTGCACTTTTTAcagcttttatatttatattttttacaaaattatttgtttatgaagGTAAGTGATGTTAGATCTAGATTAGATCTAGTTCCGgatgtttatttcaaaattgtttgtaaaattacatGATTAGTATTtgtaagtttaattatttaaacttcaaCTAAACTGGACCGAAAAGAAAAAGGCTCAGTTAGAAAggctttaatattttcaaaagtacCTGAcctaaatttatgaaataaaaactaaattaaagtaTGCTTTAATGtgcttaaatgaaaataaataaaaggtatttaagatttttattataaataaaaatgcgtaGTTTCTCAAGTATTTTCGTAAATGTAGATTGTTTACAGATTTCACAGTGCCGTTTTCACGCATTTTAGTACTTTGTGTTGCCTCCGCGAGTTTTTGAGACGATACCCCGGAATATTCTGCCATTCTTCTATTAGAGCTTCTTTCATTTCACGTAGCATGATTGGCGGTGGAATCCGCTTACTTACACGCCGTCCCAGTTTATACCTTGCATGCTCAATGGCGTTTCAGTTGGGGTTTGGGGTTTTCCGTATGTGTAAAAAATAGGCAAATGCTATCTGAGCTGTATGCGGGCAGGCATTGTCTTTCATAAAAACGGCATTCTCGCCCATGTTCACTAAAAAAGTACCAACGTAGTCATTCAGAATTTCAGTGACATATCTTTCTGCAGTTAATGTTCCATTTTTTATCACCACTAGCACAGTACGGCTTTAGGAAGAAATCCCAGCTTACAGGTGAAGGGCCTCCGCTAGTGCTCTCCCGATCTTCTCACTCTTTTCATCCTGTCGTGCTTGTATAAATAGAAACCAGATTCGTCTGAAAACATAATTTTCTCGTGTACTCATACTCAACTCGTACCATAACTCAATCTTGAATTTCTTTGGTGTCTTTCTAGTTTTGGGCTATTTGCAGGTCTTAACGATGTAAATTTACTTCAGCTAGATGCCGCCTTAGGGCATTATATaacttttcagttttttatacagttatcataaataaataaaaaggttttatatattattttatgtcgctttaaatattctttaatttagtctttatttcataaagcaAGGTCAGATACctttgaagatattgaagattttctaaccAAACTTTATCTTTACAGTCCAGTGTAGTTACCCTTTGTAATCAGTCGTCCGATTAATTAAgagttatttaataacaatgaaTCAAAAGTGTATAAAAATCGTAGATATATACAGAAGCAAGTCTGATGGTGCTTAGGTTTTTACTGAATCatcaataaataatgttaaggaAACCGCAACAGAAATAGACGGTGCTTCTTGTGAATGAAGTGTAAAGTGCTTTTGTTAAAGCCACCAATTGAAATAACTGAGACAAAATTTAATGttgattgtaatttaaaataatgttatgctTCTGCGTGCAATAACAAATTTATCCAACAAGCGTGTGTGtcgaaatacataatattattgattatttaaaaatacgacGTAACATTCAaagattttacaatatttttgtagCTTTGTTAATAACGTAACTTAAAAAATCAACTCTAGTCAATAGAAAACTACTCTAATTCGTGTGCTTTATATGCTTATATACTAACgataagttaaatttaatttaaattatttaaacatcatTGTGAAAAGTTTAATGCTTAAACAATAATATCGATAAAAGTGTTGACAGTGTTCCACtaataaaaactgttattaatagtatattacattaattttcttaaaatcttAAACAGATACAATCAACGCGACAGTAGACACGACGAAGAAGACCGCAGAGGAAGCAAAGGCTCATGCTCTAAAGGTGGCTGAAGATGCCAAAGAGAAGGCCAAATCAGCCGCTGTGACTGCTAAGGAAGAAGCTAAGAAAGCCGCAGAAAAGGCAGCGGCGGATGCCAGCAATGCCGTGGACAACACACTTAAAAGAGTCGAGGGTGCTACCGACCAGGGGTTGAAGAACGCTGGTCAAGTAGTCGATGAGAAAATCAAGAACGCTGACAAGTTCTTAAATGAGAAACGCGAATCGGTAAGATAGAGTTTGAAAGATTTCGATTTAACTCAAGTTATTATGATGTCTCTTTTTTCTCCTTGGCATCTGACCTACTGAGTTGTTTGATGTTATGCGTTGTTT contains these protein-coding regions:
- the LOC123656425 gene encoding perilipin-4; this translates as MFSGIAAAFRNIGEKTASIFERKKKDAETIAQEKAAEAAHVVEENLKKAGETASEAATSAADAKNATIDAVDKELAKVSVAAGEAKNAADKAIADGKKVVNTTKDTVATTVDNTKKAAGSAITTAKDTVSNVAQSTVDTTQKTAKSAVEAGKTYASSAKDTVQSTVDSTQKAAQSAYDTGKSYALSAKDTAANTIQNTVDTTQKTGQSAFAAGKDYVASTKDTIASNLQSALDASKTTTQSALDTSKQYASSAKDTVANAAQSTVDTTQKTASTALETGESYFASAKDAISNTVDSAQKNAYSAFETGKSYITGAKDTVTDTVQSSVDTTQKTAQSALDTGKSYAASAKDSVANTVQSTVDTTQKTAQSLVDTGKTYASSAKDTVADTVRNSVGETKNIADSTTETAKSYVDSAKDTIASTVDSTIKAAQSSIETGKSYMDSAKDTVVNTVHSTVDSTKNVAASAYDKGSALIGGVKDTIASTVTTTVDTTKTAAASAVDKGASLVDTMKDTAASTVDTTKNVASSVVDKSTSLIGSAKDNIASTLHTTVDTTKNVASSAFDKGSSLVSSAKDTVASTMQSTVDTTKNVASSAVDKGASMVEAAKGTVASTIDTTKNVASSALDKGLTLVGSAKDTVTSTFSSTVDTTKNVGAAAVDKGSSLVGSAKDTVASTIDTTKNVASTAVDKGLSFVGTAKDTVSNTVQSTIDSTENVADSVYDKSASLVTGAKDTVTSSVEGMSQADDTKAFLDNATDTINATVDTTKKTAEEAKAHALKVAEDAKEKAKSAAVTAKEEAKKAAEKAAADASNAVDNTLKRVEGATDQGLKNAGQVVDEKIKNADKFLNEKRESLVTNLSSAAHDGAEGAAGLLSKGLSAFPK